In Arcobacter sp. F2176, a single genomic region encodes these proteins:
- a CDS encoding DNA-directed RNA polymerase subunit alpha: MKKFADTPFLPTEVEIEAISETEAKISAYPFESGFAITLAHPLRRLLLSSSVGYSPIAVKIEGASHEFDSLRGMLEDIAIFIINLKNIKFKILSDESQVEVEYSFNGPKEIKGSDLVNSDVEIVSPEAHLATINADCNLTFSVIIQKGIGYMPSEDIRDMVSSDYIPLDAFFTPVKKVVYDIEKMLVEDNPNFEKAVFTVQTNGQITPINAFKEAVSVMYSQMSVFNKVFDLSEVTVSDSTEEPVELKDLIVKIDDLNLSARSFNSLDRAGLKYLGELVLMSEVEVKNIKNLGKKSYDEIADKLASLGFPVENTLPENIASALRRKLEQFKA; this comes from the coding sequence GAAACTGAAGCTAAGATTTCTGCATATCCATTTGAAAGTGGTTTTGCAATTACATTAGCGCACCCATTAAGAAGACTTCTTCTATCTAGCTCAGTTGGATACTCTCCAATTGCAGTTAAAATAGAAGGGGCAAGCCACGAGTTTGATTCTTTAAGAGGTATGCTAGAAGATATTGCTATTTTTATTATCAATCTTAAAAATATTAAATTTAAAATTCTAAGTGATGAAAGTCAAGTAGAAGTTGAATATTCTTTTAACGGACCAAAAGAAATTAAAGGTTCTGATTTAGTAAACTCTGATGTTGAAATTGTAAGTCCAGAAGCTCACTTAGCTACAATCAATGCTGATTGTAACTTAACTTTCTCTGTTATTATTCAAAAAGGTATTGGTTATATGCCTTCAGAAGATATTAGAGATATGGTTTCTAGTGATTATATTCCACTTGATGCTTTCTTTACTCCAGTAAAAAAAGTTGTTTATGATATTGAAAAAATGCTAGTAGAAGACAACCCTAACTTTGAAAAAGCTGTATTTACAGTTCAAACAAATGGGCAAATTACACCAATCAATGCTTTTAAAGAAGCTGTTTCTGTAATGTATTCTCAAATGTCAGTATTCAATAAAGTATTCGATTTATCTGAAGTAACAGTTAGTGATTCAACTGAAGAACCTGTAGAATTAAAAGATTTAATTGTTAAAATTGACGATTTAAATTTAAGTGCTAGAAGTTTTAACTCTCTTGATAGAGCAGGGTTAAAATACTTAGGTGAATTAGTACTTATGAGTGAAGTAGAAGTTAAAAATATTAAAAACTTAGGAAAAAAATCTTATGACGAGATTGCTGATAAATTAGCATCTTTAGGATTCCCAGTTGAAAATACACTTCCAGAAAATATTGCATCAGCTTTAAGAAGAAAGCTAGAGCAGTTTAAAGCATAA
- the rplQ gene encoding 50S ribosomal protein L17 yields the protein MRHKHGYRKLSRTSSHRKALLKNMAIALIEREKIETTVPKAKELRRYIEKLITVSREADLNTHRFVFASLQDKEATKKLINEIAPKYVGRNGGYTSIIKTRIRRGDATPMAFISLV from the coding sequence ATGAGACATAAGCACGGATATAGAAAGTTAAGTAGAACTTCTTCTCATAGAAAAGCATTGTTAAAAAACATGGCAATAGCTTTAATAGAGAGAGAAAAAATTGAAACTACAGTTCCTAAAGCAAAAGAACTTAGAAGATATATTGAGAAATTAATTACAGTTTCAAGAGAAGCTGATTTAAATACTCATAGATTTGTATTTGCTTCATTACAAGATAAAGAAGCTACAAAAAAATTAATTAATGAAATTGCACCAAAATATGTAGGTAGAAATGGTGGATATACTTCAATAATTAAAACAAGAATTAGAAGAGGTGATGCTACACCTATGGCATTCATTTCATTAGTATAA
- the gatA gene encoding Asp-tRNA(Asn)/Glu-tRNA(Gln) amidotransferase subunit GatA, which yields MITLKEALLLTNDEITKLRNELTDKIRNNSIGAYVEQLTNTDINISGSGIPIAIKDIINVKDWNITCCSNILKGYVSPYDATVIKNLKEAGLSPFGRANMDEFAMGSSTDTSCYGKTLNPHNPNKTAGGSSGGSAAAVAAGIAIAALGTDTGGSVRQPAAYCGVVGMKPTYGRVSRYGITAYSSSLDQCGPITQNVEDAAILYDIISGYDSMDSTSANVEYNAVAPKLNSERKLTIAVIDNFVSQASPAIQEAFEKAVKVLEEAGHKIIHKNMLDTDKILSSYYIVATAEASANLARFDGVRFGNRQGDAGLKDMYVQTKSKGFGEEVQKRIMLGSFVLSSGYYDAYYIKAQKVRHLIKDEYEEIFNEADLILSPVAPTTAPEFGSFKSSLEMYLSDIYTISINLAGLPAISLPVDKDEDGMPVGLQLIGKAYDEQTVFDGALSLEKAVNYKK from the coding sequence TTGATAACATTAAAAGAAGCACTTTTATTAACAAATGACGAGATAACTAAATTAAGAAACGAACTAACTGATAAAATAAGAAATAATAGCATTGGTGCCTATGTAGAACAATTAACTAATACAGATATAAATATTTCAGGTTCTGGAATACCAATAGCAATAAAAGATATTATTAATGTAAAAGATTGGAATATAACTTGTTGTAGTAATATTTTAAAAGGGTATGTATCTCCTTATGATGCAACTGTAATCAAAAATTTAAAAGAAGCAGGATTAAGTCCATTTGGAAGAGCAAATATGGATGAGTTTGCTATGGGAAGTTCAACTGATACTTCTTGTTATGGTAAGACTTTAAATCCTCATAATCCAAATAAAACAGCTGGTGGAAGTTCAGGTGGTAGTGCTGCTGCTGTTGCTGCAGGTATTGCCATTGCTGCACTTGGGACTGATACTGGTGGGTCAGTGAGACAACCAGCTGCTTATTGTGGTGTTGTAGGTATGAAACCAACTTATGGAAGAGTTTCAAGATATGGTATTACAGCATACTCATCTTCTCTTGACCAATGTGGACCTATTACTCAAAATGTAGAAGATGCAGCAATTTTATATGACATTATTTCAGGATATGATTCAATGGATTCTACATCTGCCAATGTAGAATATAATGCAGTAGCTCCAAAACTTAACAGTGAAAGAAAACTAACAATTGCAGTAATTGATAACTTTGTATCACAAGCAAGTCCTGCAATACAAGAAGCTTTTGAAAAAGCTGTAAAAGTTTTAGAAGAAGCTGGTCATAAAATTATTCATAAAAACATGTTAGATACAGATAAAATTCTATCATCTTACTATATTGTTGCAACAGCAGAAGCTAGTGCAAACTTAGCTAGATTTGATGGTGTTAGATTTGGAAATAGACAAGGTGATGCTGGCTTAAAAGATATGTATGTTCAAACAAAATCAAAAGGTTTTGGTGAAGAAGTACAAAAAAGAATCATGCTTGGTTCTTTTGTTTTAAGTTCAGGATATTATGATGCTTATTATATAAAAGCACAAAAAGTTAGACATTTGATAAAAGATGAATATGAAGAGATTTTTAATGAGGCTGATTTAATTTTATCTCCAGTTGCTCCAACAACTGCCCCAGAGTTTGGAAGCTTTAAATCATCTTTAGAGATGTATTTAAGCGATATTTATACAATATCAATAAACTTAGCAGGACTACCAGCTATATCTTTACCTGTCGATAAAGATGAAGATGGTATGCCAGTTGGTTTACAGTTGATTGGAAAAGCATATGATGAGCAAACAGTCTTTGATGGCGCTTTATCACTAGAAAAAGCAGTAAATTATAAAAAGTAA
- the guaB gene encoding IMP dehydrogenase, giving the protein MRIRTRALTFEDVLLVPAKSEVLPKEVCLKSKLTKKIELNVPFVSAAMDTVTEYQAAIAMARLGGIGIIHKNMDIETQVLQCKKVKKSESGMIIDPITIKPDQTIQDAEDIMASYKISGVPVVDDNGILVGILTNRDMRFTKDFTQKACDKMTKMPLLTAKEGTTLDEAADIMHASKVEKLPIVNNENKLIGLITIKDINKKREYPNANKDEFGRLRVGAAIGVNQLDRARALVKAGVDVLVLDSAHGHSKGILDTVKAIKAEMDVQIIAGNVATAEATADLIACGADGVKVGIGPGSICTTRIVAGVGVPQISAIDECAAEGAKTGTPIIADGGIRYSGDVAKALAVGASSVMMGSALAGTEESPGEVVLSQGRKFKTYRGMGSIGAMTKGSTDRYFQEGTAADKLVPEGIEGMVPYRGSIGDIIHQMVGGLRSSMGYLGSKDISTFQATAEFVEITSAGLKESHVHDVTITNEAPNYHI; this is encoded by the coding sequence ATGAGAATAAGAACAAGAGCATTAACATTTGAAGATGTACTATTAGTACCAGCGAAATCAGAAGTTTTACCAAAAGAGGTATGTTTAAAAAGTAAATTAACAAAAAAAATAGAATTAAATGTTCCTTTTGTATCTGCTGCAATGGATACAGTTACTGAATATCAAGCTGCTATTGCAATGGCTAGACTTGGTGGTATAGGAATTATTCATAAAAACATGGATATAGAAACACAAGTTTTACAATGTAAAAAAGTAAAAAAATCTGAGTCAGGAATGATTATTGATCCTATTACAATCAAGCCTGACCAAACTATTCAAGATGCTGAAGATATTATGGCTTCATATAAAATTTCAGGTGTTCCTGTTGTTGATGATAATGGTATCTTAGTTGGTATTTTGACAAATAGAGATATGAGATTTACAAAAGATTTTACTCAAAAAGCTTGTGATAAAATGACAAAAATGCCATTACTTACAGCAAAAGAGGGTACTACACTTGATGAAGCTGCTGATATTATGCATGCAAGTAAAGTTGAGAAACTACCAATTGTAAATAATGAGAATAAACTAATTGGTCTTATTACAATCAAAGATATCAATAAAAAAAGAGAATATCCAAATGCAAATAAAGATGAATTTGGGAGATTAAGAGTTGGTGCTGCTATTGGTGTTAATCAACTTGATCGTGCTAGAGCATTAGTAAAAGCTGGTGTTGATGTATTAGTACTTGATTCTGCTCATGGTCATTCAAAAGGTATTTTGGATACAGTAAAAGCAATTAAAGCTGAAATGGATGTACAAATTATCGCTGGTAATGTAGCAACAGCAGAAGCAACAGCTGATTTAATTGCTTGTGGAGCTGATGGAGTTAAAGTTGGTATTGGGCCTGGAAGTATTTGTACAACAAGAATCGTAGCAGGTGTTGGTGTACCTCAAATAAGTGCCATCGATGAGTGTGCAGCAGAAGGTGCAAAAACTGGAACTCCAATCATCGCTGATGGTGGAATCAGATATTCAGGTGATGTTGCAAAAGCATTAGCAGTTGGAGCTAGTTCTGTTATGATGGGAAGTGCCTTAGCTGGAACAGAAGAGAGTCCAGGTGAAGTAGTTCTAAGCCAAGGTAGAAAATTTAAAACATACAGAGGTATGGGTTCAATTGGAGCTATGACTAAAGGAAGTACTGATAGATATTTCCAAGAAGGAACAGCTGCTGATAAACTAGTACCAGAAGGTATTGAAGGTATGGTTCCATATAGAGGAAGCATAGGAGATATCATTCACCAAATGGTAGGAGGACTAAGAAGTTCTATGGGATACCTAGGAAGTAAAGATATTTCAACATTCCAAGCAACAGCAGAATTTGTAGAGATCACAAGTGCAGGGCTAAAAGAGAGTCATGTGCATGATGTAACTATTACTAACGAAGCGCCTAACTACCACATCTAA
- a CDS encoding type II toxin-antitoxin system PemK/MazF family toxin, giving the protein MVKNYIPKKGDLVILSFDPSAGHEQKGRRPALIISNEAFNKALGLAIACPITNTDRNFPFHVEVKSKNLTGYIMTEQIKSIDYNARQVKFVEKLDEESLNKVLGITESIIF; this is encoded by the coding sequence ATGGTAAAAAACTACATTCCAAAAAAAGGTGACCTAGTAATCCTAAGCTTCGATCCATCAGCAGGACACGAACAAAAAGGAAGACGACCAGCCCTAATAATAAGCAACGAAGCCTTCAACAAAGCCCTAGGCTTAGCAATAGCCTGCCCCATAACAAACACCGACAGAAACTTCCCATTTCACGTAGAAGTAAAAAGTAAAAACCTAACAGGCTACATAATGACCGAGCAAATCAAATCAATAGATTATAATGCTAGACAAGTAAAGTTCGTAGAAAAACTCGATGAAGAGAGTTTGAATAAAGTGTTGGGAATAACTGAGAGTATTATATTTTAA